A single window of Drosophila suzukii chromosome 3, CBGP_Dsuzu_IsoJpt1.0, whole genome shotgun sequence DNA harbors:
- the mbf1 gene encoding LOW QUALITY PROTEIN: endothelial differentiation-related factor 1 homolog (The sequence of the model RefSeq protein was modified relative to this genomic sequence to represent the inferred CDS: substituted 1 base at 1 genomic stop codon) codes for MSDWDSVTVLRKKAPKSSTLKTESAVNQARRQGVAVDTQQKYGAGTNKQHVTTKNTAKLDRETEELRHDKIPLDVGKLIQQGRQGKGLSQKDLATKICEKQQVVTDYEAGRGIPNNLILGKMERVLGMKLRGKERGQPIAPPGKKXDDAAASVASGASQTTTSARSARQQNHQHPDSGGWSTVSGRRK; via the exons ATGTCGGACTGGGACTCTGTGACTGTTTTACGCAAAAAGGCACCCAAATCGTCGACCCTGAAGACGGAATCGGCGGTGAATCAGGCCAGGCGACAGGGAGTCGCCGTGGACACCCAACAGAAAT ATGGTGCTGGCACCAACAAGCAGCATGTGACCACCAAGAACACTGCCAAGCTGGACCGCGAGACCGAGGAGCTGCGCCACGACAAGATCCCCCTCGATGTGGGCAAGCTCATCCAGCAAGGACGCCAGGGCAAGGGTCTCAGTCAGAAGGACCTGGCAACT AAAATCTGCGAGAAGCAGCAGGTTGTGACTGATTACGAGGCCGGACGCGGCATCCCGAACAATTTGATCCTGGGAAAGATGGAACGTGTTCTTGGCATGAAGCTGCGCGGCAAGGAGCGCGGCCAACCAATAGCGCCTCCCGGTAAGAAGTGAGACGATGCTGCCGCGTCCGTCGCTAGTGGTGCTTCACAAACGACCACCTCAGCACGCAGCGCCCGGCAGCAGAACCACCAACACCCGGATTCTGGAGGCTGGAGCACTGTCAGCGGCAGACGCAAATGA
- the UQCR-6.4L gene encoding cytochrome b-c1 complex subunit 10, with translation MSLKKKVCGLWCKHKPSENQKALALAFVPSAATFGLAAALAVVYYTDWKVIAGWIPLYNTKFPKPEDPKKKKK, from the exons atgagTTTGAAAAAGAAAGTGTGCGGTCTATGGTGCAAGCACAAGCCTTCGGAAAACCAAAAAGCATTGGCCTTAGCCTT TGTGCCATCAGCTGCCACCTTTGGACTGGCTGCAGCTTTGGCTGTTGTTTACTATACCGACTGGAAAGTCATTGCCGGATGGATTCCCCTATATAACACCAAGTTTCCCAAACCCGAAGATCCgaagaaaaagaagaaatag
- the Mipp1 gene encoding multiple inositol polyphosphate phosphatase 1 has protein sequence MRLLIFLLLPLVAIAQGDDYCFSKDTSRLQTRQFSSKTAYQIVKGTDIERQYLVPGCQPQKIWIFHRHGTRLPKASMINKAPRVGELRDIIVNNYQVAKTKPETDELCQTDLIAIKFWKWNSSITPDMEEYLTAQGYEDLRGTAKLYQRFYPSVLPPTFNDTYYQFRHTDTQRTTESFKAFAEGLFGSLNTAHPVEIPKEDLLLRPYDFCPSFKNVNYKGEGSEYQKFHQSKLYNDTLAAISTRLGFLYTLSEDDIKLMYDMCRYEQAWNVDRNSVWCGAFLPEQITVFEYLEDLKYYYGSGYGFPENANLNCRLVQDMLTHLSNPVSPHVVAHFAHSTGLLTLLTALGIQKDDIKLRADNYDSLTSRRWKTSLIDPFASNFVAVKYDCPGSLDPEKVIFFLNQQAVQLDWCNVGLCKWSDVLEKYKAISEADCGEYFCRTGGAPSLRSGMSGLLAILAFVAYLMH, from the exons ATGCGCCTGCTGATTTTCCTGCTGCTGCCTCTGGTGGCCATCGCCCAAGGCGATGACTATTGCTTCAGCAAGGACACCTCCCGGCTCCAGACCCGCCAGTTCTCCTCGAAGACCGCCTACCAGATCGTCAAGGGCACGGACATCGAAAGGCAGTACCTGGTACCGGGGTGCCAGCCCCAGAAGATATGGATCTTCCACAGGCACGGCACTCGGCTGCCCAAGGCGAGCATGATCAACAAGGCGCCCCGGGTGGGAGAG CTGCGCGATATCATTGTGAATAACTATCAAGTGGCCAAGACCAAGCCGGAAACGGATGAGCTGTGCCAGACGGACCTCATTGCCATCAAATTTTGGAAGTGGAACAGCAGCATAACGCCCGACATGGAGGAGTACCTCACCGCCCAGGGTTACGAGGATCTCAGGGGCACGGCCAAGCTGTATCAGCGGTTCTACCCCAGTGTACTGCCACCCACTTTCAACGATACCTATTACCAG TTCCGTCACACGGACACCCAGCGCACCACGGAAAGTTTCAAGGCCTTCGCCGAGGGCCTCTTTGGATCTCTGAATACCGCCCATCCGGTTGAGATTCCCAAGGAGGATCTTTTGCTTCGTCCGTATGACTTTTGTCCTTCCTTCAAGAATGTCAACTACAAGGGCGAGGGTTCCGAGTACCAGAAGTTCCATCAGTCCAAACTGTATAACGACACCTTGGCGGCCATCTCCACTCGATTGGG TTTTCTGTATACCTTGAGTGAGGATGATATCAAGCTGATGTACGATATGTGCCGTTACGAACAGGCGTGGAAT GTGGATCGGAATAGCGTTTGGTGCGGCGCCTTCCTGCCTGAGCAGATAACAGTCTTCGAGTATCTGGAAGACCTGAAGTACTACTATGGATCGGGCTATGGGTTCCCTGAAAATGCGAACCTGAACTGCCGCCTTGTACAGGATATGCTCACCCATCTGAGCAACCCGGTATCGCCTCATGTGGTGGCTCACTTTGCCCACTCCACGGGTCTGCTGACCCTGCTCACTGCCCTGGGAATCCAGAAGGACGACATCAAACTGAGGGCCGATAACTACGATAGTTTGACCAGTCGTCGCTGGAAGACCAGTTTGATCGATCCGTTTGCCAGTAATTTTGTGGCAGTGAAGTACGATTGCCCCGGGAGTCTGGATCCCGAGAAGGTAATCTTCTTCCTCAACCAGCAGGCCGTCCAGCTGGACTGGTGCAACGTGGGCCTGTGCAAGTGGTCCGATGTCCTGGAGAAGTACAAGGCCATTTCGGAGGCGGACTGCGGGGAATACTTCTGCCGGACGGGCGGAGCTCCGTCGCTGCGATCCGGAATGTCTGGACTCCTGGCCATCCTGGCCTTTGTGGCCTACTTAATGCACTAA